From the Babylonia areolata isolate BAREFJ2019XMU chromosome 15, ASM4173473v1, whole genome shotgun sequence genome, one window contains:
- the LOC143290542 gene encoding cytochrome c oxidase assembly factor 3, mitochondrial-like — MADGNRMEKVDMSKEFSKLSEADKYFVRKLEQMNRARAKDMKALRKKNWITALAIGTGVVSIYFYSMYAVRQERFLADFDKMPEDKK; from the exons ATGGCGGACGGCAACAGAATGGAGAAAGTGGACATGAGCAAAGAGTTTTCCAAACTCTCAGAGGCGGACAAATACTTTGTGCGCAAACTGGAACAGATGAATCGTGCAAGAGCAAAGGATATGAAAGCCCTAAGGAAAAAGAATTGGATTACAGCTCTGGCAATTGGGACAGGAGTGGTGTCCATTT ATTTCTATTCCATGTATGCTGTCCGACAAGAACGTTTCTTGGCTGATTTTGACAAGATGCCAGAGGACAAGAAATGA